TGACCTGCAGAAAGGGAGAAGTACTCCCAACCTAACTCCCCTCAGGGTTCTAAGGAGGGAGAAGGATGGAAAAGCAGCCATCCAGGAGACCGCCCTCAGCATGAAGTGTCCTCAGGTTCTACTGTGGCCCCTGCAAGCTCCTGATAAGCAAAAGGGCCCCTACCCTGATAGCCCTAAGTCTGCTAATCAGGGTCCCCAGACCACCCCGCCCAGGCTCAGGCTCTCCTTCAGCCCACACCCTGAGCGCAGGCTCCTCCACCCAGCTTGAGGCCACAGTCACAAGATCTCTGGCTGGTGGAGATATTTCTCCTCTACCTCCAGGACCCCTGAGTTCTGTCCATGCTCACCCCTGGACTTGGCCCCCAGGGTCTAAGTGGAAACCTAGCCAGCGAGTGGCATGAATTTGGCCCTAGTGCATGAAGGCTTTACTCTGGGAAAGGAGCCTGGACTATCCGTGGGGTCACAGGACAGGAAAGGGGGTCGCAGGGAGGCAGGAGTAGACAAGGATAATTCCTCACTGGGTTAGAGCACCTGGGTCTATAAAGGCTTCTCACCCACATTtctcacttaattcttacaaCTTGGTAAGATACGTATTATCACCAAAGCTCAGAACAGTGGCATTTGCCCCCAGTCACACAGCAAGAGAGTGaaacaggaaaggagagaaggaaactgaCATTGGTTCATGCACGCTGGGCTCTGATCTGGGTGTTTGACATGAGTGCTCCCATAATCCTTGTAACCACTGCTTGAGGTAGGTTGGACAGCGcccattttacatttgaggagactgaagcagagAGCACTTGGCCCAGAGGCACAGAGCTGGATGCAATGGAGTCGGGACTGTCACTCCAGGCCTGTTACCTCTAATCCTGGGCTTTCTCTATGGCCTCCAGCTGCTTTCAAGAGTATTTCATGAGTTCTCAGATGTTCAACAACAGGTctcgggacctccctggtggcgcagtgattaagagtccgcctgccaatgcaggggatacgggtttgaaccctggtccaggaagatcccacgtgccgcagagcaactaagcctgtgagccacaactactgagcctgtgctctagaatccatgtgcctagagctcgggctccacaacaagagaagccactgcgatgagaagcccacatactgcaacgaagagtagcccccgctcgccacaaccagaaaaagcccacgcacagcaacgaagacccaatgcagccaaaaataaataaattaattaattaattaaaaagaagcaaCAGGCCTCACCTGTGGCCTTCAGTGAGCCCCTGTGGGAAGCGGGTGAAGTAGGCATTAATTTGTTTAACCCCTTCTGTGGGCtaagtgctaagtgctttaccgGCAGCTCATCACCTAGCTCTCACAGCTCTGCGAACTGGGGCCTGTTATTGCTCCTGTTTACAAAGGCAAACATGGATGGTCCAAGAAAATGGCTTGCCTGAGAGAGCCACATCTTTGTCAGTCTGCCTCCCCAGGTCAaagtctctcccctcccccacatcacATCAGTCATCCGACGTGAATGCCTGTTTAGTCACTGCTCTGTGGTAGAGATACAATGGTGAATAAACCAGGCCCTCGTGATTATTTGCTTAATGTgaataatcacacaaataaacGAGCCCATAACAGGGGGATTTAACTAGCCAGGAAAAACTTCCCTGCAGAAGAGACACTTAGAGATCTGAAGAGAGGGAATAAGAGTTAACTAGacaagaaaggagggaagatCATCAAACAGAGTCAAGAGCATGTGTCAAGCCTCTGCGACGGCAGGAGATAAAACACCTCCAAGGAACCGAAAGAAGTTTGGGTCTCTCCCCTCACTCCCCATCCTGGCCTCATCTGCCCCTGCAGAGGGGGGTGTAACTGCTTCCCAGAATACACACCAGATGGTCtaggagaggagaaggggagggagcagAAAAGCAGACGCGTTCCCCAGAATGGGGGTCCAAGGAGCAGAGGCCCTGCTTTGAGGAGTCTCTACTCCAAGTCTCACCTTTCCCAGAGGTAGAGAACCTAATACTGCCGGGCTCTCACTCTGGGGGCCTTGAGCTCTGACGAACAGCCCCTACCCTTTCCTAAGCTGGCTCCCACGTGAGCTTGGGACTCAGCCAGCCACCCTCAAATGTTCCGGCAGAGGACCCCTCCCCCTAGAGGACCTTGCCCTGGCAGAGGTGGGCAAAGGGTCCGGCCTCCTTGGGTTCAGCATAAACATAGACAAGGGCCGGGGGACTGAAATTTAGGTCAGCGCTTGCCCCAAGATCCAGCTGTCAGGACCTCCCTGCCTTATAGAGATTCAAACTAACATTCCCACCAccaaaaacaaccaccaccacctccccaggGTTCTGACCAGCAATTAAGCCCTGCAGGATGGCTGGGGTGAGGCTGTTTTTCCTTCAGCCAGGCCCAAGCCTAGCAGGCTTAGCAAGGTCCATAAAAGAGTatgtgacagggcttccctggtggcgcagtggttgagagttcgtctgccgatgcaggggacacgggttcgtgacccggtccgggaggatcccacatgccgcggagcggctgggcccgtgagccatggccgctgagcctgcgcgtccggagcctgtactccgcaacgggagaggccacaacagtgagaggcccgcgtactgggggaggggaaaaaaaaattgcaaagagtATGTGACAAAGGGCCTAATGGAGAAGGGCCAGTGACCCTCAGTCCAAGGAGTCTAGCAGGTAAAGGGTTAAGAGGCAGGGCCTTCCAGAACCCGGGAAAGTGCCCCGCCCAAGGGGAGGGGCCAGCTGGTGGATTAAAAGGGAGAAGCTCGagtggagaggcaggagggacaggGTTTCCCTACTTCCAAAGGCCTTAGTCTGCAGTTCCAGCCCCAGGTAAGTGTTCCTCCTCTGGGTCTGTCTGCTTGTTGGTCTGACCAGAGGAAATTTTCCGCTTCATTATGTGACCTCTGGCTTGTTAAACTCCGGCACTGGGTCCCTAAGGACATCTCAACAGACCCTAGCTCTGAAGGGCTCTTTGGATCAGTCCCCTTCAGGCTGCCCTTGACCACAGGATCAAGGAGATGCCGGCCAGGGAGTGGGGAGCTGTGTCCATCCCTGACCTGTCCTGCTGTGCCCCCAGTGCCTGGCTCTCTCTGCCACAGTGCTCTTCAAGCCATGCTCCCTGTGCCTCCTGCAGGGCCCTGGCTGGGATATCATCATATACTGTAAGTTTGTGATGAGACACTACAGTATAGATGATGTACTAGTCCGGGTActcccagctctggaggctgaTGAAGAGGCCAGGGGTTGCTGCAAGCCCACCGTTCTCACTGCTCAGCCTATCACAGCCTGCCGACCGCCAGGGCACTTGGGGGTGGCGAGGAAACCGTTACCATTACTGAGTTTAGTAATGGTAACGGTTCTCTTGCTGCACCCAGAAAACGTGCCAAGAAGATTGCTCGGGACCCTGGAGCAGCCTACTGAAGGGAGGGAGACTCCAGCTCAGACAACGGGGTAGGGGTGGAGGGAATGGGTACgttttctctttcctgttctaaagaaataaagatgagacCCAGAATGCTGCTTGTCTTTCAACTTTATTAGCATCCGAGATTGGAGAGAGGGATCAAGGACTTGGGGAGCAGGTGGGAGGCACTATCTCACTCAGGACACGTGGGTCCTTACACAGCTGCAAGGTGTACGaactgaggggagaggggaaagatCTCCCTGCTAACAACTCAGGAAGAAACTCGGCCCGATGCCAGGTGGCAGAAGTGCTCCCACACCAAAGGGCCAGCTTCTAAGACCTAAGTAGCTACAGGCCCAGGCACAGGAACCACGTGGGAACCAGGCTAAGGCAGATTCCTTCCTCCAGCAGGAGGCATGGCCGGGCAGGGGCTGTGCATGCTCGGCCAGCCACCCAGTCACTGTCCAGGCCCGGCTCCAGGCCCTGCAGGCCCCAGGTAAGGGCAGCTCTGGTCAGTGGCTCCCGCCAGCAGCCTGGGCAGGGATGCCTTGGGAAAGCTATCAGAGGGTGGTCACTTGAGGAGTTTCACAGACAGGCGGAGCTGAACTTCACAGAGGAAGATGTTCATGAGGTCGCGGCCCACCTCCTGTGCCACCTGGGAGATCAGGTGCCCTTTCGGACCGATCAGGATCCTCTGAGGGTGGGGTAAAAGACAGGGACGTGAGCCTGCTCTCAGAGCTCCCAAGCAGTCAGGGAAGAACCCCTGCCTAACAGAGTATTGGTCCCCCCTCCAAGCCCGGCCCTGCTTACCATGTGAGATTCTTTGGGCACCAGAAGCTTCTGCTCAATCATCAGCTTCCCGTCTGGCCCTTCCTCCCACATTACCGTCTTCTGCACAGGGAGACACCGTGACTGGTCAGGCAGGCCCCTACCCCGCCCTCTTCGGGACCCAGCTGTCTGCTCCGGGTGTGTGCCTGATGGAGAGCCCCATGACCCCTAACTGCGCCTGCACCTGCTGCACGTTGTAGGGCACCTCCTGGGGCAGGTACTCCAGGAGCTTCTCTCGGATCATGTTGGCGCAGATCTCCTCAGGCGTCTGGCTGGTGAGGACTCCACTGTGGAACTCCCAGGGCCCTGGCCGGGCCTGTGCCAGGAGGTATTGCTATGGGCACAGAGGGAGTAGGTAGGCATCTCAGTCCCAAGCAGGACTTTCCTCTCACTCTCACTTCCAAGAGGAGGAACTCTGAGgcttgtcttcacatggtggaaaCCAAGGGCCAGGCTATGGTCAAGGCCAACTGACCTTTAGTGTTTTCACATCCTCCTGGCTTAGGGCTGACAACATGAAGATCTCCTGGAAGTGGGGCCAGCCAATCTGCTGAGGGTCTCCCACAGACAGTGTGTTTGGGCCCTTAGCTGCTGGGTTGGAGCAATGGTTGCCCGGCTGCGAGCGGACAGCCTGCCTCATTTTGAGCTTCTTGCCATTGACCACACCTTCAGTGAGGGCTGCTGTAAGCTCCAGGAGAACTGACTTCTGCTTCAGGCAAtcaacctgggggtgggggacgggCAGAGGACTGTGGTCAGTGAGACGGGACCCTTTAAGTAGACTCTTTCCTCAGGTAGGTGGTGCTCACCTTGTTCATGACAAGGATGCTGGGGACTTGGGAGAACTGGGTCAAGCACTGGAGCACCTGGGGACTGAGCTGGTTCCGAGTCCACTTGTCCGAGACATCCACAAGAACCACAACTGGCAGTTGGCAGTGTAGGGAGGACAAGGTTATGACCACTCATTCCCCCTAACCCCCAAAACTTCCAGGGTATGGGATCTGGCCAACCCCCATTCCCCCCAAACTATCAGCAATGAGAGGCCATGACCATGTAAattgggcttcagtttcccatCCTGAGCCTAACCCAGATCAGCAGATTCCATGCTCTTCCATGGATCTTCCAACAAAGAGAGCTCCAGATGGTGCCTAAGGGACAGACATACATAGATCAGGAAGGGTCTTGGGAGTGATGCCCTCCTGAGGAGGGATGGGGTGTGATAAGGGGGTTTTCCAGCCCCTATGATGCAATCTCCCCACTCCCTCTTCAACACCTTTCCCCCCTACAACTCCCTGTTTCCCTAGATATTACCTTTTCTGTTTAGCAGGGCTGATGAGGCCAGGTGTGTCAAGTAGaatctaaaatcaggaaaaagagatGCCCAGACCCCCGACCCCAGGAGGAAAGATTATGGCTGGGTAGTGAAAGGTCACCCACTCTTGATGTCAGGAGCCTGCCCCCACTTCTTGGCCAATTTTTACCCTCCAGCCTTGCTTTAATTCTAGACAGGATCCAGGAGAAAGAGAACAACTGTGAATATCTGGAAGATTAGGAAGCAGTAAAGAGGCAGTGAGACCTTTCTGACTAGATGCCAAAGGGGGAAGGTAGAGAGAGAACTGCACAGGCCTAAAAGGAAGAGGAGCCCCCTTCCCTCAGAGCAGTGAGCCTAAGCATCATTTTCTTCAGGTCTAACAGTAAGGGAGACCCTCTTAGCTTCAACCTCTGTCCTGTTTGCTGGACATCCATTGCAAGTACCCACCACCTGGGTCTCTTTCTCTGTGATGACCCCCAGAGCTTGGCTGCGAGTGGTGTGCACCTTCTGGGAGACAGGGAACACCTGCCAGGAACAAAGAAGTCCCAAGTGAGGTCCCAGATCCCTCTAGGACAATCCACGAAGGCACAGTAAGAAGTGAGAAATGAAAGGGTCGGGGGTGTCAAGGATGCAGCATACTTTTCGGCCCAGCAGCTGGTTGGAGAGGGTTGACTTTCCTGCATTCGGGgcacccaggaggactgctcgtAGGACTCGGGGGTTCTCAGGCATGTCGGGGCGATGGACCAAGAGAAGATCCTGCTCATCTGTGTGTGGGAATGGGAGGGGAGTGAGAGGTAGTGCAACATGGATCCCCTGTCAGGTACTTGGTCCTACGCATCCACAAAGGGAATATGGATACGAGATTCATGCATCAGGTTGAAGCCGAGACCTGGCTTTGAGATTCAGTTTGTCCATTACGTTGTTTATATGCCTTTATCAAGTTCTCTAACTGCTCTAAGCCCCttagttttctcatatgtaaaacagaaatgGTATTGATGACTACTTACTGTATAACCTTCTTTTGACCATTGGCAATTGTGTGAAACCactcagcacaatgcctggcacttaaTACTCAATAACCTTGTGGAATCGTATTGTGTAGTTGTGCCCAGTaaatgtatgtacatgtgtgaaAGTATCTCTATACCAGATAAAGCCAGAAATCCCTCCAGCTCTATCTTACCCTACTAAGAGTACAATGAAGGCTCTGCAAGCTTTCTCAGTCTTTCTGTAATTGCTCCTCATGACACTGCATCGTAATTACCAGTTTTTGTGTTCAGCCTTTAGTCTATGCTACTTGAAGAATAGAGGGTGCTATTTCCAggtgtacagttgacccttgagcaacatgggtttgaactgtgttgGTCCACTTATACGcaggttattttgtttttttattcttcactaaATGTGTACTATGCGAtgtgcagttggttgaatcctcagatggGATTCGTGGATACGGAGGAGCTGCATATACGGAGGGCCCACAATAAATTATATGAGGATTTTCGATTGCATGGGTTCTGCACTCCTAACACCTCTGCCCCgagttgttcaagggccaactgtaacTCAGTGTCTTGACAAGTAGATGGGTCAAGCTTGCTccccatgtgaggacagagagcCACAACTCTTCCATGCCTGTGGCCCTTCAATCTCCTGCTCTTTGTGAACGTCTGTGGTTGTGACCAGATCGGTTCCCTCTGGCTCGAAAACTCTTAGAACCTAGTATCTCTTTCCTATGAGATCCTTCACTGCTCGCTTCTATCTCTCGGGGCCTCAAGATCGTTTTCTGTAATACAGAGCCAAAGACGATATCCCCAGAGACTGAGGGGTTTCCCCGACACGGGATTTTCTGTGCTAAAATAGTAACAATCCCAGACAAATTTATCTGGGCCCTTTACCTCTGTGCATGGACACGGCGGGGACGCGAAAATTCAACGAGCTGTCTGGCTGAGAGAGTCCAAGGAAGCAGTCCAGGGCTGAGCTCTGGCCATTAGGGCGAGAAGCCGAGGCCAGGCGGGGACCAGAGAAGGCCGGGCCCGAGACACAGGAGACGCACCTCTGCTGACTGCCCAAGAGCAAGGGGAGCCGGGTCACCCATTCCCTCGCGGCGTCGGGACCCGGCGGCCAAACCCCTAACACTGTTCGAAGGAGCTCAGCACCTCGCCTGCCGGAGGCAGCCATCGCAACCGCAAGGCACGCCGGGAACTCCCAGGAACGCACCTATGATTGGACAGTGCTGCGGAGAGGCGAGCGAGCGGGAGAGAGCTAGATCGGCCCGAACAGAGCGGAGGAACATGGGACATTGGAGGTGGGCTGGAGTTGGAAGCGCTCTGGAGACTGCCCGAGGCTAAGGAACGGGGAAAAAGTGTATTTAGAGTTTGTGTGAGCTTGAAGATCTTTTGGATTCTCATACGCATCgtgttttcttcttctcctgcCAAAGTTTTGTAGAAGGCCCTTCTAGCCCTGCCTCATGAAAGACTACATCTCCCACGAGGCTAAGCGGCAAAATCGTTCTCTTAGCGCCTGACCCCACTAAGCGGGAGAAACTCGCGCAACGAAGGAGGGATGGTCCGGGGCGTGGGACCGTGTACTGCTCCCCGTGAGGGTCTTTTTAATCCTTTCCAGCCTCAGGCTTGCAGGATCCCCTCCCAGTGCCCCTCTGGCTTGGCATAGCGTCGGCAGCGGCCTCCGGCAGTCTGTACCTTTACTTTATGGGAGCCTCCTGTAAGGAAGGGTCGGTGTTCCCGATGAGCAGCAGACCCGGATTTCCCTCCTGTAAGACTCGGCTACTATCTCCTCTCTGAGGCCATTCCTTTCTGGAGAAAAACCAGAGGGTCTGCAAAGGGAGAAGAAGCGGCTTAGTCACCTAGGATCTCCCGGACTGCCTTAGCGGCCTGAGGAACCTGATAGACCTTGGCCGATCTGTGGCCTTAAGCCTTCTCTTCATCCTTTGAAGCCTCAGTCAGACTTTTGGAATTGAGGGATAAATCTCGCGGGTTTGGAGGTGCTGAGGATACAACAATGAACAAAGCGGACAGAAATCTCCAGCACGGGACTTGTATCCTGGgggctgtgcgtgtgtgtgtgtgtgtgtgtgtgtgtgtgtgtgtgagagagagagagagagagagatacgtAAGTGACCTGTGACCTGACAGGAATAGTTTCAGTAGGATGGTCTGGGTGAAAGCCTAAATGGAGTGGGTTTAAGAGAGAATGAGGGGAAAGGAATTGAGGGCGGCCAGAATATATATACAACTCTTAACCAGAGGAGCAGAGCAAAAGAGAATGGTAACACAAGAGTGGAAGAGAGGGGTGGAGTTAAGAGacgatttcctttttcttttttttaagatgggaagTTTTTGTTTGCTCATGGTAGTGACCTAgtagagaggaagaaatggatgATATAGGACAGAGAGGGGAGAATTGTTGGAGGATGGTAAGAACCAACTGGCCAGGCTGCTGTTGTCGGAGTGGATGCTGAGTGTCCAGAGAAGCCCTTAGTGACATGGATTGACAGAGCCTTGGGCAGCCAGATGCACTGATGGTTTGCAAATGGTGTCAGGTTCCAGCTTTCAGGCTGCCTGCTCTGTTAGTAGAAGAAACAACCTTTTTGGAACGTGATATTCTGGATGTCCTTTGGGCATATGGGTGTCCAAAGAAAAAGATGCTACTAAATATGAGACAGCCAAcaatcagaaaaatacaaatcttCCTTCATGGACAGTTAGGTGAAATACCATTTCAACTGCAATTTAGGAGAAGGGAAATGTCAGGTTAAACAGTAGTTGAAGAGCTTAATTGCATAAATGCAACTATCACCCAAGGAACACATATTAAGTACTACAGTGGTGGTAACAGATAACAGTGAAAGAATCCCAGGGATGACACAAAAACTTAGGGGAAATGAGTCAAAGTGTCTTGTTAATTCTCTTCTTTCCCAGAGATTTTCTATCAAGGGATATTGTGGGGGGAATTTTGTATTTTGTGAGGTTAGGAGAGATTAATCAAAtgaatcagactgcctgggttcatatCTCAgcttgccacttattagctgtgtgagtttggacaagttatttaaactctccacgtgtcagtttcctcttctgtaaaatgcagatgataataaacatatttatctAATATCATATGTTCATTTGAATCTAGGGTTTAGAACAATGTAGGCGCTTAATAAATGTTCCTATCTTAAGGCTGTTTTACCCCCTCAGAAACCTTGTTCCATGAAttatcctttctcttctttttttttaagtaaatttatttatttaattaatttattttttggctgcctcgggtcttcgttgctccgcgcgggccttctctagttgcggcgaatgaGGGccgctcttcgttgtggtgcgtgggcttctcattgcagtggtttctcctgttgtggagcacgggctctaggcgcgtgggcttcagtagttgtggcacgcaggctcagtagttgtggctcatggactatagagcataggctcagtagttgtggcgcacaggcttagttactctgcggcatgtgggatcttccttgaccagggctcgaacccatgtcccctgcattggcaggcaggcagattcttaaccactgctccaccagggaagcccctatccttTCTTTTCTGTATAGACAATTTCTCTCTGTACTATATTCCTCccatcagtatatatatatatatatatatatatatatatatatatatatatatatatataattttttttttttttttccggtacgcgggcctctcactgttgtggcctctcccgttgtggagcacaggctctggacgcgcaggctcagcggccatggctcacggacccagccgctccgtggcgtggggatcttcccagaccggggcacgaaccctcatcccctgcatcggcagctggactctcaaccactgcgccaccagggaagctccagtatatatattttttaacatctttattggagtataactgctttacagtgttgtgttagtttctgctgtataataaagtgaatcagctatatgcatacatgtatccccatatcccctccctcttgcgtctccctcccaccctccttatcccacccctctaggtggtcgcaaagcaccgagctgatctccctgtgccatgcagctgcttcccactagctatctattttacatttggtagtgtatatatgtcagtgctactctctcacttcgtcccagcttacccttccgcctccccatgtcctcaagtccattctctacatctgtgtctttattcctgtgctgcccctaggttcatcagaacctttttttttttttaagattctgtatatatatgttagcataaggtatttgtttttctctttctgactgacttcgctctgtatgacagactctaggtccatccacctcactacaaataactcaattttgtttctttttatggctgagtaatattccattgtatatacatgccacaccttctttatccattcatctgtcaatggacacttaggttgcttccaggtcctggctattgtaaatagaactgcaatgaacgttgtcgtacacgactcttttttgaatcatggttttctcagggtatatgcccagtagtgagagtgctgggtcgtatggtagttctacttttagttttttaaggagcctccatactgttctccatagtggctgtgtcaatttacattcccaccaacagtgtaagagtgttccctttcctccacaccctctccagcatttatcatttgtagatttttttgatgatggccatactgaccagtgtgaggtgatacctcattgtagtttttgacttgcatttctccaatgattagtgatgttgagcatcctttcatgtgtttgttggcaatctgtatatctctggagaaatgtctatttaggttttctgcccatttttagattgtgttgtctgttttttttttttttttttttttgatattgagctgcatgagctgcttgtgtattttggagattaaccctttgtcagttgcaaatattttcttccattctgagggttgtcttttcatctttatggtttcctttgctatgcaaaagcttttaagtttcattaggtcccatttgtttattttatttccatttctctaggaggtgggtcaaaaaggatctttctgtgatttatgtcatagagtgttctacttatgttttcctctaagagttttatagtgtctggccttacatttaggtctttaatacattttgagtttactttttttgtgtatgtttgttaggaagtgttctaatttcattcttttacatgtagctgtccagttttcccagcaccacttattgaagaagctgtcttttctccattgtatactcttgcctcctttatcaaagataaggtgaccatatgtgcgtgggtttatctctgggctttctatcctgttccattgatctatatttctatttttgtgccagtatcatactgtcttgattactgtagctttgtagtatagtctgaagtcagggaacctgactcctccagctccatttttctttctcaagattgttttggctattcgggatcttttgtgtttccatacaaattgtgaaattttttgttctagttctgtgaaaattgccactggtagtttgatagggattcattgaatctgtagattgctttgggtaatattttcacaatattgattcttccaatccaagaacaaggtatatctctccatctgttgatatcatctttaatttctttcatcagtgtcttatagttttctgcatacaggtcttttgtctccttaggtaggtttattcctaagtattttattctttttgttgcagtggtaaatgggagtgtttccttaatttctctttcatacttttcatcattagtgtataggaatgcaagagatatctgtgcattaattttgtgtgcTGCTACTCTACCAAGttgattgattagctctagtagctttctggtagcatctttaggattctctatgtatagtatcatgtcatctgcaaacagtgacagttttacttcttcttttctgatctggattccttttatttctttttcttctgtgattgctgtggctaaaacttctaaaactatgttgaataatagtggtgacagtgggca
This sequence is a window from Pseudorca crassidens isolate mPseCra1 chromosome 19, mPseCra1.hap1, whole genome shotgun sequence. Protein-coding genes within it:
- the ERAL1 gene encoding GTPase Era, mitochondrial, with amino-acid sequence MAASGRRGAELLRTVLGVWPPGPDAAREWVTRLPLLLGSQQRCVSCVSGPAFSGPRLASASRPNGQSSALDCFLGLSQPDSSLNFRVPAVSMHRDEQDLLLVHRPDMPENPRVLRAVLLGAPNAGKSTLSNQLLGRKVFPVSQKVHTTRSQALGVITEKETQVILLDTPGLISPAKQKRHHLELSLLEDPWKSMESADLVVVLVDVSDKWTRNQLSPQVLQCLTQFSQVPSILVMNKVDCLKQKSVLLELTAALTEGVVNGKKLKMRQAVRSQPGNHCSNPAAKGPNTLSVGDPQQIGWPHFQEIFMLSALSQEDVKTLKQYLLAQARPGPWEFHSGVLTSQTPEEICANMIREKLLEYLPQEVPYNVQQKTVMWEEGPDGKLMIEQKLLVPKESHMRILIGPKGHLISQVAQEVGRDLMNIFLCEVQLRLSVKLLK